A genomic segment from Campylobacter concisus encodes:
- a CDS encoding DNA-processing protein DprA → MRLDFIPEPLNRLKNPPKQLNFIGDTSLLSLPKIAVVGSRKASVYTKECVTALCTALKSANVCVVSGGAIGVDIAAHKAAIPRTIGIFASGLDTIYPSQNKVAINEIYTKALALSEYDEGEPPLAYRFLERNRIVVGLCEALVVAQADLKSGSMQSARLANELKIPVYVLPQRMGESDGTNFLLANKKAELIDNYHKFASLFGEIKEQEKTSDEILEFCKNGVSLDEVLARFGDIIYEYELEGLVEISNLRVKSVL, encoded by the coding sequence ATGAGACTTGACTTTATCCCAGAGCCGTTAAATAGACTAAAAAATCCACCAAAACAGCTAAATTTTATCGGAGATACTTCGCTTTTATCTTTGCCAAAGATCGCAGTTGTTGGCTCAAGAAAGGCAAGTGTTTATACAAAAGAGTGCGTCACAGCACTTTGTACAGCACTAAAAAGTGCAAACGTCTGTGTGGTAAGTGGCGGAGCTATCGGCGTTGATATCGCGGCTCATAAAGCTGCTATTCCAAGAACGATTGGTATTTTTGCGAGCGGACTTGACACCATCTATCCAAGCCAAAATAAAGTGGCGATAAATGAAATTTACACCAAAGCCTTGGCTCTTAGTGAGTATGATGAAGGTGAGCCGCCACTTGCTTATAGATTTTTGGAGCGAAACCGCATAGTTGTGGGGCTTTGTGAAGCTCTAGTTGTCGCGCAAGCTGATCTTAAAAGTGGCTCAATGCAAAGTGCAAGGCTTGCAAACGAGCTTAAAATCCCAGTTTATGTACTGCCACAGCGCATGGGCGAAAGCGATGGGACAAATTTTTTGCTTGCAAATAAAAAAGCCGAGCTTATCGATAACTATCATAAATTTGCTTCACTTTTTGGCGAGATTAAAGAGCAAGAAAAGACTAGTGACGAGATTTTAGAATTTTGTAAAAATGGCGTAAGTCTTGATGAAGTTTTAGCAAGATTTGGCGATATCATCTATGAGTACGAGCTTGAAGGGTTAGTTGAAATTTCAAATCTAAGAGTAAAGAGCGTGCTATGA
- the ruvX gene encoding Holliday junction resolvase RuvX, translating into MREKFMAIDVGLKRIGLAFGFGEIVTPLEPVLRKNRNQAARDVSQKVNEYTPDTLVVGVPIGGSSEDEMRRRIEHFVSLLDVKANIVYQDEAFSSSEASEIYTNTKRDGRLDSISATIILKRYLGIN; encoded by the coding sequence ATGAGAGAGAAATTTATGGCTATTGATGTTGGGTTAAAGCGAATAGGGCTTGCTTTTGGTTTTGGCGAGATCGTGACTCCGCTTGAGCCAGTGCTTAGAAAAAATAGAAATCAAGCCGCAAGAGATGTGAGCCAAAAGGTAAATGAATATACCCCAGATACGCTGGTGGTGGGCGTGCCAATCGGTGGTAGTAGCGAAGATGAGATGAGAAGACGCATCGAGCATTTTGTCTCACTTCTTGATGTAAAGGCAAATATTGTCTATCAAGATGAGGCCTTTAGCAGTAGTGAAGCTAGTGAAATTTACACAAATACAAAGCGAGATGGTAGGCTAGATAGCATTTCAGCCACTATTATTTTAAAAAGATATCTTGGGATAAATTAA
- the queA gene encoding tRNA preQ1(34) S-adenosylmethionine ribosyltransferase-isomerase QueA, producing MSNINDVSSYDYFLPEELIAKEPILPKEEARLLVYFKNTKEIKHYKFKDLSSLIPDDAAVIFNNTKVIKARILGQKESGGACEVMLNQPIGENKFSVYIRGKVSSGSVLNFPDNLKVNVLELNDDGTRVVNFTRNGVLLDNVHLFSELEKIGHVPLPPYIKRADTKDDESWYQSIFAKNSGAVAAPTASLHISEQMLEQIKAKHEVAYITLHVGAGTFKGVECQNINDHKMHSEFYELSEQAQEIINSSKPILGVGTTVTRCVEEFARSKQVSGFCKLFLNLNNKPIRQNYLLTNFHLPKSTLIMLVTSFIGLEETIRIYKTAVDEKYRFYSYGDGMLII from the coding sequence ATGAGTAATATAAACGACGTCTCAAGTTATGATTATTTTTTACCAGAAGAGCTCATCGCGAAAGAGCCAATTTTGCCAAAAGAAGAGGCAAGATTGCTTGTCTATTTTAAAAATACAAAAGAGATAAAACACTACAAATTTAAAGATCTCTCCAGCCTTATTCCAGATGATGCTGCAGTTATTTTTAATAACACAAAAGTTATCAAAGCTCGCATTTTAGGACAAAAAGAAAGCGGCGGGGCTTGCGAAGTGATGCTAAATCAGCCCATAGGCGAGAATAAATTTAGCGTCTATATAAGAGGCAAAGTAAGCTCTGGTAGCGTTTTAAATTTTCCTGATAATCTAAAAGTAAATGTGCTTGAGCTAAATGACGATGGCACAAGGGTGGTAAATTTTACGCGAAATGGCGTTTTGCTTGATAATGTTCACCTTTTTAGTGAGCTTGAAAAGATCGGTCACGTACCGCTTCCGCCATACATTAAAAGGGCTGATACAAAGGATGATGAGAGCTGGTATCAAAGCATATTTGCCAAAAATAGTGGTGCAGTGGCAGCTCCGACAGCTAGCCTTCACATAAGCGAACAAATGCTAGAGCAGATAAAAGCAAAGCATGAAGTCGCCTACATTACGCTTCACGTTGGCGCTGGGACATTTAAAGGCGTGGAGTGCCAAAATATAAATGACCACAAAATGCACTCAGAATTTTACGAGCTAAGCGAGCAAGCTCAAGAGATTATAAATTCTAGTAAACCAATCCTTGGCGTTGGTACGACGGTTACTAGATGTGTTGAAGAATTTGCAAGAAGTAAGCAAGTAAGCGGCTTTTGCAAGTTATTTTTAAACCTAAATAATAAGCCTATCAGGCAAAACTACCTTCTTACAAATTTTCATCTACCAAAATCAACTCTAATAATGCTAGTTACTAGCTTCATAGGGCTTGAAGAGACGATAAGAATTTATAAAACGGCAGTTGATGAAAAGTATAGATTTTACTCATACGGCGATGGGATGTTGATAATATGA
- the tatC gene encoding twin-arginine translocase subunit TatC has translation MFEELRPHLIELRKRLFISIVSVFVCFGICFTFWNPLLAWMSEPLKQVLPAGSNIIFTQIQEPFFTAMKVAFFAGVVIALPIIFWQFWLFVAPGLYDNEKKYVIPFVISASFMFACGAAFCYYVVIPLGFAFLVNFGGQLFTALPSIGEYVGFFAKLLIGFGISFELPVITFFLAKIGLVDDKMLKDYFRYAVVIIFIFAAIVTPPDVISQVLMALPLIGLYGISIIVAKRANKSDNEDEKEEQDSDVASDE, from the coding sequence ATGTTTGAAGAGCTAAGACCCCATTTAATCGAACTTAGAAAGAGACTTTTTATAAGTATAGTAAGCGTTTTTGTCTGTTTTGGCATCTGCTTTACGTTTTGGAATCCATTGCTTGCATGGATGAGCGAACCGCTAAAACAGGTATTGCCAGCTGGCTCAAATATCATATTTACTCAAATTCAAGAGCCATTTTTTACAGCGATGAAGGTTGCATTTTTTGCTGGTGTCGTGATCGCGCTACCTATCATTTTTTGGCAGTTTTGGCTATTTGTCGCCCCTGGACTTTATGACAATGAAAAAAAATATGTGATCCCATTTGTCATCTCAGCTTCATTTATGTTTGCGTGCGGGGCGGCGTTTTGTTACTACGTGGTCATCCCACTTGGCTTTGCATTTTTGGTAAATTTTGGTGGCCAGCTCTTTACGGCTTTACCAAGCATTGGCGAGTATGTTGGCTTTTTTGCAAAACTACTGATTGGCTTTGGAATTTCATTTGAGCTACCAGTCATTACATTTTTCTTAGCAAAGATCGGACTTGTCGATGACAAGATGCTAAAAGATTACTTCAGATACGCTGTTGTTATCATCTTTATCTTTGCAGCCATCGTTACACCACCTGATGTAATAAGTCAAGTCTTAATGGCACTACCACTCATCGGACTTTATGGAATTTCAATAATCGTCGCTAAAAGAGCTAACAAGAGCGACAATGAAGACGAAAAAGAAGAACAAGACAGCGACGTAGCAAGCGATGAGTAA
- the tatB gene encoding Sec-independent protein translocase protein TatB — translation MFGMSFSEILVIAIIAVLVLGPDKLPSAMVQIAKFLKMFKKGINDAKSTFDQEMKIAELKEDAQKYKESITKSTQSVRKKLTFEELDEIKKSASDITESIQNVVSDTKKTVENIQNPTNLVKDAILNDKKEA, via the coding sequence ATGTTTGGAATGAGTTTTTCTGAAATCTTAGTTATCGCCATTATTGCAGTGTTAGTTTTAGGTCCTGACAAGCTGCCAAGTGCGATGGTTCAGATTGCAAAATTTCTAAAAATGTTTAAAAAAGGCATAAACGACGCAAAATCAACATTTGATCAAGAAATGAAGATAGCTGAGCTAAAAGAAGATGCCCAAAAATATAAAGAAAGCATAACTAAAAGTACGCAAAGTGTGCGCAAAAAGCTTACTTTTGAAGAGCTTGACGAGATCAAGAAAAGCGCAAGTGACATCACTGAAAGCATACAAAACGTCGTAAGCGATACGAAAAAAACGGTAGAAAATATACAAAATCCAACAAATTTAGTTAAAGATGCGATCTTAAACGATAAAAAAGAGGCGTAA
- the hemW gene encoding radical SAM family heme chaperone HemW: MQVYIHMPFCESKCPYCAFGSSDDEFNKASAYFQALVLDLNFQLKSQNVKEISTIFFGGGTPSAVNAKLYDEIFSILAPLCTPTTEITLEANPNSASFAWLKHVKNLGANRISFGAQSFFEDKLKFLGRIHSKEQIFKAVENAGKAGFKSINLDLIYDTKFDTKKRLLAEVENLKSLAITHLSAYSLTLEENTPFAGKKSYKKDSDTLAKFMIEQVGRAGFVQYEISNFGQICKHNLGYWQGKNYLGVGAFSVGFVDGTRYYAKNSINAYILQPTYREKEILNESELVREHIFLGLRSIVGVEAGRLSEAHKKRANLLVENEKLLFKNGKFYNPNFLLSDEIALFIEG; the protein is encoded by the coding sequence TTGCAAGTTTATATCCATATGCCATTTTGCGAAAGCAAGTGTCCTTATTGTGCTTTTGGCTCAAGTGATGACGAATTTAACAAGGCCAGCGCTTATTTTCAAGCACTAGTTCTTGATCTAAATTTTCAGCTAAAAAGCCAAAATGTAAAAGAAATTTCTACTATCTTTTTTGGTGGCGGCACACCAAGTGCGGTAAATGCTAAGCTTTATGATGAAATTTTTAGCATTTTAGCTCCTCTTTGCACTCCAACAACTGAGATCACTCTCGAGGCAAATCCAAACTCAGCAAGCTTTGCTTGGCTAAAGCATGTAAAAAATTTAGGTGCAAATCGTATAAGCTTTGGCGCTCAAAGTTTTTTTGAAGATAAGCTTAAATTTCTTGGTCGCATTCACAGCAAGGAGCAAATTTTTAAAGCTGTAGAAAATGCTGGAAAAGCTGGCTTTAAGAGCATAAATTTAGATCTCATCTATGACACTAAATTTGATACCAAAAAGCGCCTTTTGGCTGAGGTTGAAAATTTAAAAAGTCTTGCTATCACGCATCTAAGCGCCTACTCGCTCACTCTTGAAGAAAACACCCCATTTGCTGGTAAAAAAAGTTATAAAAAAGATAGCGACACTTTGGCTAAATTTATGATAGAGCAGGTTGGGAGAGCTGGCTTTGTGCAGTATGAAATTTCAAATTTTGGGCAAATTTGCAAGCACAATCTTGGCTACTGGCAGGGCAAAAACTACCTTGGCGTGGGCGCTTTTAGCGTGGGCTTCGTGGATGGCACGAGATACTACGCCAAAAATAGCATCAATGCCTACATCTTGCAGCCAACTTACAGAGAAAAAGAAATTTTAAACGAGAGTGAGCTAGTAAGAGAGCATATATTTTTAGGGCTTAGAAGCATAGTTGGCGTGGAGGCTGGACGATTAAGTGAGGCTCATAAAAAAAGAGCAAATCTGCTTGTAGAAAATGAAAAACTGCTCTTTAAAAATGGCAAATTTTACAATCCAAATTTCTTACTAAGCGACGAGATCGCACTCTTTATCGAAGGCTAA
- a CDS encoding helix-turn-helix domain-containing protein has translation MINLDKKYGTRKISQKEKQISVEFFKQSSGISYLKSEILCNGRIKIDRHKSKKYLFLMFNEDKNDLCFKLDKKEYILNKDEFGIGLVNDDFKGVFEYQNKFYKTKTLLFDESYANKLEIFAGLRFDDKFELLKYKKDLAQICVLNELDTTNLYEGAMREIFTESKILELIYKSKIQKESEFSLSRDEEKTLLKAKMILLSRMQNPPSIKELAHLCGTNDFWLKKNFKLFFKDTIYQLLAKERLKLAFTLLEQNDISIKEAANIIGYANTAHFAKIFKINFGFLPSKLLKTKSYF, from the coding sequence ATGATAAATTTAGACAAAAAATATGGAACGAGAAAGATATCTCAAAAGGAAAAACAAATAAGCGTAGAGTTTTTCAAGCAAAGCAGTGGTATTAGCTATCTAAAAAGTGAAATTTTATGTAACGGCAGGATAAAAATAGATCGTCACAAGTCTAAAAAATATCTATTTTTAATGTTTAATGAGGATAAAAACGATCTTTGCTTTAAGCTTGATAAAAAAGAGTATATCTTAAACAAAGATGAATTTGGCATTGGGCTTGTTAATGACGATTTTAAAGGTGTCTTTGAGTATCAAAATAAATTTTATAAGACTAAAACACTACTTTTTGACGAAAGCTATGCAAATAAGCTTGAGATATTTGCTGGGCTTAGATTTGATGATAAATTTGAGCTTTTAAAATACAAAAAAGATTTAGCTCAAATTTGCGTTTTGAATGAACTTGATACGACAAATTTATATGAAGGCGCGATGAGGGAAATTTTTACCGAGTCGAAAATTTTAGAGCTTATTTATAAAAGTAAAATACAAAAAGAGAGCGAATTTTCACTTAGCAGAGATGAAGAAAAGACTCTTTTAAAAGCTAAAATGATCTTGTTAAGTCGTATGCAAAATCCTCCAAGCATCAAAGAGCTAGCTCATCTTTGTGGCACAAATGACTTTTGGCTAAAGAAAAATTTTAAGCTATTTTTCAAAGATACGATCTACCAGCTCTTAGCAAAAGAGCGTCTAAAGCTCGCTTTTACTCTTTTGGAGCAAAATGATATCAGCATAAAAGAAGCTGCAAATATCATAGGTTACGCAAATACTGCACATTTTGCAAAAATTTTTAAGATAAATTTTGGCTTTTTGCCAAGCAAACTCTTAAAGACCAAAAGCTACTTTTAA
- a CDS encoding TonB-dependent receptor domain-containing protein, producing the protein MKSALKISICAAIFINLPLFANEDKVLPEVKVVSATGFEQNIKDAPATLSVITKEALEKKNHKDIESMTKDIPSLFGATLGAANRRGISIRGLSQRHTKILVNGMPVPGDNAYKGLRSVGGSYSFIPPASAISRIEVIRGPMSSLYGSDALGGVINIITDEFSNEFGANLGSSYKFARNKNISGEFYNSLYLHSGLIDDVLSVSVYGKNLNKSEDKISYANREQKDRNFGAKLFLKPNENNDLTLELARSDVKYKRTKGKTLSTGTNSVASERIKGDVINLSHEARLDNILLQSYLSYGKIKEIAQQNLTLKTLNFDTKGSYFTDNNAFTLGLNAKKEKLDEKATTADAANVKRYDYSVYTEDDYRLIKDFILSTGIRYNYDENYGSHVSPRIYGIYNLNDFFALKGGVSTGYATPDIKQRTQDLALPFAGGRGAQLGRSALKPETSVSYEFGGVYNNNEGFETSLTGFYTSFKDMLSYRPICSRGSVCRHKGKIYPNGIWESINIGKAEIYGVELTNEWQVTNALRLNQSYVYTKSKQKDGSEVGKSLNNYPLHTFKFGANYELNRWLNFWSQINYYGRTKNSFSYADDMRAYVIADLGINYNVTKNFSLNLSVYNLFNEFFTTRSGRYDVLIVDGQKIELGFNLKF; encoded by the coding sequence GTGAAAAGTGCATTAAAAATTTCTATTTGTGCGGCAATTTTTATAAATTTACCGCTTTTTGCAAATGAAGATAAGGTTCTACCAGAAGTTAAAGTAGTGAGTGCAACAGGGTTTGAGCAAAATATCAAAGACGCACCAGCAACGCTTAGCGTTATAACCAAAGAGGCATTAGAAAAGAAAAATCACAAAGATATCGAGAGCATGACCAAAGATATCCCAAGTCTTTTTGGAGCAACTCTTGGGGCAGCAAATAGACGAGGAATTTCTATTCGAGGTCTTTCTCAAAGACATACAAAAATTTTAGTAAATGGTATGCCAGTACCAGGCGATAACGCCTATAAAGGGCTTAGAAGCGTTGGAGGCTCATATAGTTTTATTCCGCCAGCAAGTGCGATAAGCCGTATCGAAGTGATACGTGGACCTATGAGCTCACTTTATGGAAGTGACGCGTTAGGCGGAGTTATAAATATCATTACAGATGAGTTTAGCAATGAATTTGGTGCAAATCTTGGCTCAAGCTATAAATTTGCTAGAAATAAAAATATAAGCGGTGAGTTTTACAATAGCCTTTATTTGCACTCTGGACTAATTGACGATGTTTTAAGTGTTTCTGTTTATGGTAAAAATTTAAATAAATCAGAAGATAAAATTTCTTATGCAAATAGAGAGCAAAAGGATAGAAATTTTGGTGCGAAGCTATTTTTAAAGCCAAATGAAAATAATGATCTTACGCTTGAGCTTGCAAGAAGCGATGTGAAATATAAAAGAACTAAAGGCAAAACACTATCAACTGGTACCAACTCAGTTGCTAGTGAGAGGATAAAGGGCGATGTGATAAATTTAAGCCACGAAGCAAGGCTTGATAATATCTTGCTTCAAAGCTATTTATCTTATGGCAAGATAAAAGAGATAGCACAACAAAATTTGACACTAAAGACTCTAAATTTTGATACAAAAGGCTCATATTTTACTGATAATAACGCCTTTACTTTAGGCCTAAATGCTAAAAAAGAAAAGCTAGATGAAAAGGCGACCACGGCGGACGCTGCGAATGTAAAGAGGTATGATTATTCGGTCTATACTGAAGATGATTATCGCCTTATAAAAGACTTCATTTTAAGCACAGGTATTCGCTATAACTACGATGAGAACTATGGCTCGCACGTTTCACCAAGAATTTATGGTATCTATAACTTAAATGATTTTTTTGCCCTAAAAGGCGGAGTTAGCACAGGTTATGCGACACCTGATATCAAGCAGCGCACGCAAGATCTTGCTTTGCCATTTGCTGGAGGACGTGGAGCACAGCTTGGAAGAAGTGCTCTTAAGCCAGAGACAAGCGTAAGTTATGAATTTGGTGGCGTTTATAATAACAATGAAGGTTTTGAAACATCTTTAACTGGCTTTTACACAAGTTTTAAAGATATGCTAAGTTATAGGCCTATCTGCTCAAGAGGTAGTGTTTGCAGACATAAAGGCAAAATTTATCCAAATGGTATTTGGGAGAGTATAAATATCGGTAAAGCTGAAATTTATGGAGTTGAGCTAACAAATGAGTGGCAGGTGACAAATGCTCTTAGACTAAATCAAAGCTATGTTTATACAAAATCAAAACAAAAAGATGGCTCAGAAGTTGGCAAAAGCTTAAACAACTATCCGCTTCATACATTTAAATTTGGAGCGAACTACGAGCTAAATAGATGGCTAAATTTCTGGTCACAGATAAATTATTATGGTAGAACTAAAAACTCATTTAGCTATGCTGATGATATGAGAGCTTACGTTATCGCAGATCTTGGCATAAACTACAATGTAACTAAAAATTTCAGCCTAAACTTAAGCGTTTATAATCTATTTAACGAGTTTTTTACGACAAGATCAGGCAGATATGATGTTTTGATAGTTGATGGACAAAAGATCGAACTTGGCTTTAATTTGAAGTTTTAA